A single genomic interval of Penaeus monodon isolate SGIC_2016 chromosome 30, NSTDA_Pmon_1, whole genome shotgun sequence harbors:
- the LOC119592775 gene encoding uncharacterized protein LOC119592775, with the protein MHQVRDLATYQESLETTPCQGNRRTLPEFQENRETCHGSRWISLTRYGSRGILPTHQESSKSTSMSGKLKNSTHISGKSRGVPYLNPLKTPTKERELQEEDSASIQEIRPPSKRRNKFGYAGTHQEESMPQERKVEQTLKAKARLDAISDKKNRNGKCMATTVIAKGLGEGGRPSLGSGCVKCYTCGKLVKDVHFKEHLFFGESECTRCHWKISSCEAFRVNWIVQIMGSATCPHTLTYCMTSSEYISNKLSQESPLGLDTSRLISYVCSLKQLQVSEPWKKAIAQCLKFLDGETFRPREANEEHLNALETETAFSLPEETGDLIMSHSYRSSKTQIGPKTKPKSAKRCKSKTHFSRVKAKRGAKKSIIETPLNGYYLIVRHAIEECPMCYTELCPSRFTVNISSFFLSTVCVGCDLTIYIIFDPPDGSAPKIFIETQRDPPGKQKTCPTKRKIQGMRGSHG; encoded by the coding sequence ATGCATCAGGTGAGAGACCTGGCAACTTATCAGGAATCCTTGGAGACCACGCCTTGCCAGGGAAACCGAAGAACTTTGCCCGAATTTCAGGAAAATCGAGAAACTTGTCATGGAAGCCGATGGATAAGTCTCACGCGCTATGGGAGTCGAGGAATTCTACCCACACATCAGGAGTCGAGTAAATCTACTTCCATGTCAGGGAAGCTGAAAAATTCTACCCACATATCAGGGAAGTCGAGGGGCGTCCCTTATTTAAATCCCCTTAAAACTCCAACTAAGGAAAGAGAGCTACAGGAGGAAGACAGTGCTAGCATTCAGGAAATCAGACCTCCAtctaagagaagaaataaatttgGTTATGCTGGAACGCACCAAGAAGAAAGCATGCCACAAGAAAGGAAAGTGGAGCAAACATTGAAAGCGAAAGCTAGACTGGATGCTATATCTGACAAGAAAAATCGTAACGGTAAATGTATGGCGACCACAGTCATAGCAAAAggtctgggggaaggggggaggccgTCTCTGGGTTCCGGATGTGTGAAATGCTATACATGTGGGAAGTTGGTGAAAGATGTACACTTTAAAGAGCATTTATTTTTCGGTGAGAGTGAGTGCACTCGGTGCCATTGGAAGATATCCAGCTGTGAAGCCTTTAGAGTAAACTGGATAGTTCAGATAATGGGTTCTGCAACATGTCCACATACTCTGACATATTGTATGACATCTTCAGAATATATTTCAAACAAGTTATCACAAGAATCACCCCTTGGATTGGACACCAGTAGATTGATTTCCTATGTTTGCTCTCTAAAACAGTTGCAAGTATCTGAACCGTGGAAAAAGGCAATTGCTCAGTGTTTGAAGTTTCTGGATGGAGAGACTTTTCGACCAAGGGAAGCAAATGAAGAGCACTTAAATGCTTTAGAAACAGAAACTGCCTTTAGTCTTCCTGAAGAGACTGGTGACTTAATAATGTCTCATTCATATAGGTCAAGCAAAACACAGATAGGCCCCAAGACAAAACCAAAATCTGCAAAAAGATGCAAATCCAAGACACATTTTAGCAGAGTAAAAGCCAAAAGAGGTGCTAAGAAAAGTATCATAGAGACCCCATTGAATGGGTATTACCTCATTGTCCGCCATGCAATTGAGGAGTGTCCCATGTGTTACACTGAGCTTTGTCCTTCAAGATTTACTGTGAATATaagttctttcttcctttctacagtgtgtgttggatgtgatttgactatttacataatttttgatCCTCCTGACGGCTCTGCTCCGAAGATTTTCATAGAGACACAACGTGACCCTCCTGGGAAACAAAAGACCTGTCCAACAAAGAGGAAAATACAAGGCATGAGGGGAAGCCACGGGTGA